Genomic window (Arachis hypogaea cultivar Tifrunner chromosome 13, arahy.Tifrunner.gnm2.J5K5, whole genome shotgun sequence):
TCCTTATTATAATGGGAATTCCATATCGCATCACTGGTATTATCGTGCGGGGATGCAAAACATTTGCACCGAAATAAGACTGCAGACAGGCAATTCAATAGTTAATCTATTAAACTTTGAAGGGTCAATGGGCTTTGAGCATTCATAAATCCCATCTCACCATTTCCCATGCCTCTTGATAAGACAATGTCTTCAAAATCACAGCCTCACTAACTGCAGAAAATGTAATTGTTTACACTGAATCAAAATTTCATGTTAAAGATAGTCAAGCATAAAATAAAATCACAGCCAATATGTCAGATGCAAAACTACAGCAGTTACTAGATTCAATAATTCTCTATTTCTCTTAATCCACTTGGAAGTCCAACCGTTGGCGAAAGCAAGAGCAGTACAAACCTTTTCTAGGATCTGCACTAAACACACCATCAACATCTGTCCATATTGTGACCTGCCGAGCCCTGAATAGAGCACCCATAATTGCTGCGGAAAAGTCACTTCCATCTCTCTTCAGTGTAGTAGGAATATTCTGGGGTGTACTTGCAATGAATCCAGTAGCAATGATTACTTTAGCAGGATTCAGTGAGTACCACTTTTCAAGTCCTTCTTGAGATAACGAATAGTCAGGATCAACTTGATTAGAGCTAGTAGGATTTACAATAAGGACTTCCCTTGTATCCATCCATTTGCAATCGACCCCATTCTGCTCAGTCCCAAAGGGGAAGCATGATGTAACAAGCTCAATTCAgatagaaagtgagaaagagcAAATCTTTATAATTAAAATAGCAAACCTTTCTAATAACTAAAGACAACATCTGAGCAGACCATAGTTCCCCATGTCCCACAACAAAATCTGTAAAGGACTCCGTTGCATGACCAGCTGCAAGATATTACACTATAAGTTAGGATTGCAGTGTAATTCTTAACTATGGAATTCAACATAAGGAACAATACGAACACATTCTTCATGAATCATGATAAATGATTCAATTTAGATAGCTTTGATATAacaactttttaaaatcaacctCAAGAAGACCCGTCTTTGCTCATGAAAATAACCAAAAATGAAAACACATTTTGTTGTTTCACCATTATATCATCTCATAGAGGCTGTGCAATTGATACAGTTGGAAACCAAAATTGAATTCCAAGGAAAGAAACTGGGTCAGAAAATGCAACTTTCCCATTTTAAGTCCTAATCTTCCCCTGTATGTCCCTATCATGGTCACCAACCCAAAAAATATCAACCATTTGAAAAAGAATTCATAGCTCAGCAGCAGTTTTCCATTAGCATCTATGTTGGGCCTGATAACAAGATAAATTCACAGCTTATGAAAATTACTTGATATTCTGAACACATGAAAATACATGGATGGTGAAGATCATATGACCAATATgatttctttcttgatttttgtaAAGTGGGTCTCCTATCCTCTCTTtctccattttttttctctttcatcttaATAAAATTCTTCTCTTATGAAaaagaaacagataaataaaaTCTAGATAAAAACGAAAACCTCTAAAAGGAACAAATATACCTGACCaagaaaacgaaataaataaatgaacaaaaacaaaTAGCTTTTTTACCATagaaaaagatagaaagagaacATAGACAATATCAAAGGTGGAGAGTGAATAGATGTGCCTATGACCTATGTATATTGCACGAAGCATCGCCTTGAGGTTATTGATGTCTTGATGCAACTGGGACAAGAAACTAGCAAGATGATCGCCATCAAGCAGATCATGTGCAGTTTGGGTATGCTTCTCCAGAACAACATCCAGTGCAGCTACATAATTTTCATCTCGTGATTGAGCCTTGTTGATAAGGTCATACATCATGTCTGTAACCTTTGACATTGCAGAGACAACCACCAATTTCCTTTCCGAATCATCCTTAATAATGATATCCGCAACATTCTTTATTCTTTGTGAGGTTCCCACACAAGTTCCACCAAACTTGTGAACAGACCAAGTATCTCCTTTAGGAAGCTGTTTTTCCTCTACAGATAAATTCAGTGAAACATCTGCGGTGGAAAAAATGCCATTACATTTACCATCTTCAAAATTACAAGTACAAACTCCAGCATAAAATTAACTTGCAGTCAAAACCTGCAACTGAAGCGCATATCCTGGTGCTTGATGACTCTCTTCCCGGTGGTAAAGTGAGACCCTTTCTGAGATAGAAACCATATTCTCACGAATTAATAACAACAAGTAGCAaagcttaaaaagaaaaaaggaaaaaaagaatgcGTTCATTAGAAAATAAACATAGGTAAAAGAAGTGTGTTGCTTTTGAAAAGGATAAAGAAACATACAAATTTTATGAAAACAATAATATAGTAAATATATGACAGCAGAAAAAAGATTCTTTTGCAGCTTTATAATGGGTCAGATATATATCTTATATTATTATGGTCATATTATTCAGATTTTcgatttttattttgcaatttagACTTATTATTCTGCGAATCGCCGATAACAATAAAGGAACGAGTGCATGATTCTTCAAGCGAAAGAATATTCCATCAAATTCTGCGTTCAGCTATGAAGTTACTACACATAAATAAATAGTAAGGTAACACTAGAGCTTAAATGGAAGCAAAGAGAGAGTAGCAGTTAACCGGTTTGCGTCATGCAAGTGTAGCGCAGAAGATGAAGAAACCTAATACATTGAAGAGAACGTACCGAAGGAAAAGGGAGGGGCGGGAGAGGGGGAAAGCGCGGCATTGAGAGTGGAAGATGTTGCGGTGGTGTGAGAGTGAAGCGGTGTTGGGATTGGGAGGGGGGAAGCAGGGGGAGGAGGAGGAGCGAGAGATCGCAGCAGAGAGGGACGCCATGGTTATGGCTGCAGCAGCTGCACCTCACACACAAaaacagagagaaagagagagaataagaCAGTGTTTGGTTATGCGGCTTTTGAGGTTGGTAAAGGGAAAATGTTAGTGCTGAGTAACTGAAACAGGGGATACTAATCACCGATTAGTGATTACtgggtgagtgagtgagtgagtgagtgaggggACCCTGAACCCGTGAGCCCAAAGTCCAAACAAATGGCTGTGTAGTAGCCAGTACTTTAGTAGTCATAgattatgtaaaattttaattaataaggcTAATCTAACTCAACTCATAAATATCAACAATAGTTTATTGTGGGATGAGTTCCATAGTGCTTTTGGTTCTGTTTCAAGTTCCATACTTTGAACTACGttttttttggtaaaaacttTAGTAAAagttttacaaatatttttaaattttagtttattttaattttattctaaaaattttttatttttatcaaatatatttttgacagctaaatttttaaaaaattttcaattgaaCAACAATGCataacaattatattcaatttgcTTGTATTGAAAattattcttatgaaattgttgttaaattaatcctaattttttgaaaaattagtcgccaaggatatatttgatacaaataaaaaacttgtgagacaaaattaaaataaaataaaacttagagatatttttaaaatttttactaaattttagaaacaaaaaatatattttatcctttaatttcaaaaataacacAGCATTTTGCTAAAAGCgtcctaaaaaaatttttttaagtcataaaataattttttttatgtattgatacttttttttaaatctttaaaacGTGTTATTATTGTGCACTTTTTATAAGATTTTCTCTCATGATTTCTTAACCAAAcaaaataattcttttttttttactaagaaAAATCCTTAAAGACACTACTAGCGAAATAAACTACTAAAAGAATcccttttaataaaaaaaattaggttgTTAACATGTTTAATTTAAATAGAAATAGAATAGTTAGAAACGtataatttgttaaaaatatcatttttttataaaagataaaataaaaattttgaataaagaaAAACATTCCTAGTGAGACTGAAGAGTGAAGAGTCTTTTGCAGTTCTAACTGCATTGAAGCTTGTGGGGACCGGAGTGATCCTttctagtgaaaaaaaaaattagatggtATCCACTATTTAATCTAACTAtttattgttcttttttatttatttctagtctcacttatagaattaaaggtgAGAGATTACACTGTATTCTAtcaagtattaaaaaaattgggGATGATCCATTTCGTGTGGAAACAccctctctctttccttttcgtttttttttttataagaattttGGTTTAAAACGAATATCAATGGTAGCAGCCTAAGTTGGAGACCAAAGAGGCAATACTCTCTGTATCAGAGCACATAACAGACAAAGAAAAAGTGTTACAAGTGTCATTGCAAAcattaaaatatgcatttctttttttctttttaaatggctaaaaattaaaataatgtttGTATAATTTCTCACAACATTAAAATATACTACCTACTGAAGCATATTAtcttcattatttttatatataaggaTATACTTAATTATATAGTAGATTGAAGTATTGAACACGTACTTGTCTTCAACTTTGATGCATCACACGTGAAAATCAGTGACGTACACCTGCACATGAACTTTGTACTCATCCATTTCACACACTCTTCATCACTAttattattttcatcaccttcttcttcttcaggctGTGTctttgagagaaagagagagatatgGCAACGGATGTGGCAGTGCTAAAGCATGGTGAGGTGGCAGAAAAGGTGATGAATCAACGCAACGGCCTTGGCTGCTGCAAATCAGGGCCTGGCTATGCTACTCCACTTGATGCCATGTCTGGTCCCAAAGAGACTCTTCTTTATGTCACTGCTCTCTACTCAGGTaccataaattatatgatatggTAATAGGTGAAACTGTGAAAGTGACATCTGTTTAGTAGTACTATGAATAGCAATTTAATTTCTTTCTAGAAAatgttgttttgttttgtttgattaggTGTTGTTATTCATTGATGTTGATGATTCAATGAAATACAGGAACTGGAAAGGAGAAGCCTGATTATCTGGCCACAGTGGATGTGGATCCAAACTCTCCAACTTATTCAGAAGTTATTCATAGGTTACCTGTTCCTTATTTAGGTGATGAACTTCACCACAGTGGCTGGAATTCATGCAGCTCTTGCCATGGTGATCCTTCCGCGGATCGAAGATATCTGATTTTACCTTCACTGGTGTAAGAGACTAAACTgaaatttcctttaatttttctaaaagaaaTTTCCTTGTTAAGAAGTAATTGTTGGCTTATTTCAGATCCGGTCGAATATACGTGTTTGATACAAAAACAAATCCAAGGTCTCCATCTTTGCACAAAGTTGTTGAGCCTGAAGATATCATAAGTAAGACTGGATTAGCATATCCACACACAACCCATTGCCTTGCTTCCGGAGACATAATGATCTCATGCCTTGGAGACAAAGATGGAAATGCTTCAGGAAATggatttcttcttcttgattcagaATTTAATGTGAAAGGAAGGTATCAGAATTCATATATTATATTGAGAAATACAAGAATGCATGATGAACTAATTGTATGAATTGACTATGACTTAGTTTCTTTCTGGTTACATTGGTTTGTTCATTGCTTCACATTTGCTAGGTGGGAAAAACCAGGGCACAGTCCTCTATTTGGGTATGACTATTGGTACCAACCTCGCCATAAGACTATGATAAGCACATCGTGGGGCGCTCCTGCGGCGTTCACCAAAGGTTTTAACTTACAGGATGTCTCTGATGGCTTTTATGGGAGACATTTACATGTATATAGCTGGCCTGAGGGTGAATTGAGACAAACATTAGACCTTGGTCAGTCAGGGCTTATACCCTTGGAGGTAGATTGGTTTACATAAATCTAAGGATTTGTTTCTACTTTCTACCATTCCATTTATAATATAATCATGGTTAACTATAAATTTGGTTGTCTTTGACAACTAATCTATCCTAAATGCAGATAAGGTTTCTGCATGATCCTTCTAAAGACACAGGGTTTGTTGGTTGTGCATTGTCAAGTAACATGGTGCGGTTTTTCAAGGCTGATGATGGATCATGGAGTCGTGAGGTATGCTAGAACTAGAAAAAAAGATAGATATCTATTTATCTATTATAGTATTATCTTCTGGTTAGATTTTGTGCTTCAGTTGAGGCATGtttgattaataaataaaaataacaatgatACTTATATACTAAGCTGACCTTTTCAGGTTGCAATATCAGTGGAACCATTGaaagtgcaaaactggattctTCCAGAGATGCCTGGGCTTATAACTGATTTTCTGATATCTCTTGACGACCGGTTTCTGTACTTTGTGAACTGGCTTCATGGTGATATAAGGCAGTATAACATTGAGGATCCCAAAAATCCTGTACTCAAAGGCCAAGTATGGGTAGGGGGACTACTTTGGAAAGGAAGTTCCATAGTCGCAATAGCAGAAGATGGTAACACTTGGCAATCTGAAGTTCCAGAAGTTCAGGTACTAGTgctatttaattttttcaaaattatagtCCACTTTAGTATGGACTGCTAGAATATCATGGTCTATTACTGAAAACCTTTTTTCTTGAAACAAGTATAATAATATCGTTTAATCCATGTAACTGAATGCGCTGTCTGGCTGATAAGATCGAAATTTTGCCTTTCAGGGAAACAAGTTGAGAGGAGGACCTCAGATGATTCAGTTGAGTTTAGATGGGAAGCGGCTATATGTTACAAACTCTCTCTTTAGTGCATGGGATAAGCAGTTTTACCCTGAGCTTTTACAGAAAGGATCACACATGTTACAGATTGATGTGGATACTGAGCATGGTGGCCTGAAAATCAACCCAAACTTCTTTGTTGACTTTGGAGCTGAGCCCGATGGTCCCTCCCTAGCCCATGAGATGAGATATCCCGGTGGCGACTGCACTTCAGATATATGGATTTAATTGCACATTATTATGATTGCTTGGTAATAAAGTTATCTTTCACAATTAAATGGTAAAGAAGTGTCTTTCATGTAGCTTAAGGTTTCATACTAGTTACATTTATGTCATCCAAATTAATATCACCTCCAAAACTGGGAGCTCTTGCTCAATTGAATTGATGAGTTGTCCTGTTTCTTCTATTGCTTTGAAAATTGTATGTTTCTCATGGATGCCATACAATGTGAATGATGGGAGGAGGGAAAAAAAGAACAAGTTAGTGATTCAGAAAGTTGCATTACTAAACACCAAAAAGATATAGCACCATGTAGCAAAAATTGCTTGCCCACACCAACTTAGTAACCTCACTCATCATATGTCTCTACTTACaattttgttttttatgttttgtCCCTTTACTACATTGGAGAATAATGTGTGACAAAGTGGAAGATTGAAGTTTTAGTATCATATTATTATCACAAGCAAATATGGTTGCTAATTGTAACACATTCTTGTTAGCACATAATCATCATTTTTACTTACTATTGTTGTTTTGGAGTGTATTCTTATGTCAATATTTTTGGATgaataaaaaattgtatcaaaaaatggcggaaacaattaaaaagaaagggaaaaagagTGAAGTGAACACAAAATAATATGCAGGCACAAACTACAAAGTGAGTAATAAGTTTGCTGAATATGAGAGTCAAATACCATGCTTTGAAGATACAACAGAAATCTATGTAGGTATATGACTATATGTCCATGTTGCATTGATTTTATGGATTAAAACAACCATCAAACCGCTGTATCCCACtgtataaaaagtaaaaacaactCATTAACTATTGAACCGACAAAAATAAACATAAACTAAGCAACAGACAAAAAGTTGCTATGTACCATATTCAAAGATAAGCCAttggaattttttaatatgtACACATGCACACAAAATAAACAATTGCTTACCAAATCCATGGTTCTCTCTTTCATAATCCCATTTGTTTATATCATCTTATCTGTGCAAAATTAAATTATTGCTGAATCCCAAATAAATTACTGCTACTCTTGAATTGGACTTAATTATTGGAAGATGATATTATCATATCAAATTTCAGTGAGTGAATCCCAGTGAACCCAATGTCAACTAGAAAGTTGAAACAAACTGTTATGTATTATTGAAAAGAAATGGTTCCAGCAACGCCATCTAAATTGTTAAcatgaacaaataaataaagaatagAATCCTTGCCTTTGCAAAAATTCCAATTTTGTAACCAGTCTCTTTATCCATTAAAGGGGAACTCCGACGGAATTAGTAATCAGCCGTTAATTTCTCGTATGGTCGACGAAGATCAAAAGACTAATggctagtgaaaaaaaaaatgtgtgtAAAGTCATGCCCTCACTTCATTTTAGTCAAATGAGACGTAAAGAACACAGCAACAGTGTTTTGAGATCCTTTGACTAATAAAGACTATACTATAGTCATTGTAGGTAGGGCATCAAGGTGGAAAATGTACCAAAAGAGTTGAAATTCATGATTATGAGAACACATCTTTGCACCTAttttctccttttccttcttgTCATGATAATCCCCTTCCAATTTACCTAACACTGCATTATGGATATGCATACTTTCTTAGGATATATGTAATGGCATGGAATAACAAAGTTAAAATAACAAACTAAGTAACAATTATTTACAAAGGGTGAATAAATCATCAaaactagagagagagagagagagagagagagttcatCAGTACCATATTGTCCAAAAGGTTTGGTGAAGTGCGTTCCATCAACTTATCACTAATGCAGTCCCCACTtgcatctttcttttttttctaaaaggtgctctcatatattattattattattattctctataTAGTGCTTCTTTGTGAAAGAGAACATAGAAAGTTAGAATGGCCTCAAAATCCAGCATTAGAATTGTGTTCTTCTGCTGCCTTATGCTGTGCAGCACAGCCGCTGCTTCATCATGGACAAGTAATTCACACACATGTAACGGATCCATAGCCGAGTGCAACCAAGACGACGAGCTGCTTATGGAATCCGAGATAAGCCGCAGGATCCTCGAGCAGAGGAGAATCATCTCCAATGGAGCACTTACGAGGGACAAGCCGGTTTGCAACGGTGGTGCCAGCGGCGAAGCTTATAGTAAAACAGGAGGGTGTCTTCCTCCACCCTCAAACCCTTACAATAGAGGTTGCTCTAAGTATTATCGTTGTAGGTCTGATTCTTAAATGTTGTTGTTGAATGATCCATGTGTATGGTTTTTGTGCTGTCTACTTTATGGTTTTGAAATTCTATGAAAATTCCCCACAAGATTTTCTAATAACTGACACCAGAATCT
Coding sequences:
- the LOC112792637 gene encoding selenium-binding protein 3; the encoded protein is MATDVAVLKHGEVAEKVMNQRNGLGCCKSGPGYATPLDAMSGPKETLLYVTALYSGTGKEKPDYLATVDVDPNSPTYSEVIHRLPVPYLGDELHHSGWNSCSSCHGDPSADRRYLILPSLVSGRIYVFDTKTNPRSPSLHKVVEPEDIISKTGLAYPHTTHCLASGDIMISCLGDKDGNASGNGFLLLDSEFNVKGRWEKPGHSPLFGYDYWYQPRHKTMISTSWGAPAAFTKGFNLQDVSDGFYGRHLHVYSWPEGELRQTLDLGQSGLIPLEIRFLHDPSKDTGFVGCALSSNMVRFFKADDGSWSREVAISVEPLKVQNWILPEMPGLITDFLISLDDRFLYFVNWLHGDIRQYNIEDPKNPVLKGQVWVGGLLWKGSSIVAIAEDGNTWQSEVPEVQGNKLRGGPQMIQLSLDGKRLYVTNSLFSAWDKQFYPELLQKGSHMLQIDVDTEHGGLKINPNFFVDFGAEPDGPSLAHEMRYPGGDCTSDIWI
- the LOC112792638 gene encoding protein RALF-like 32; translated protein: MASKSSIRIVFFCCLMLCSTAAASSWTSNSHTCNGSIAECNQDDELLMESEISRRILEQRRIISNGALTRDKPVCNGGASGEAYSKTGGCLPPPSNPYNRGCSKYYRCRSDS